A single Campylobacter hyointestinalis subsp. hyointestinalis DNA region contains:
- a CDS encoding glycosyltransferase — translation MKVLFVISTLRAGGAERVASTLAHKFSQCFDVTLLKFDNDEPFYELGDEVKLKEPGLSVSDKGIWGNLKKRFGKIFWIRKFIKDEKFDLVVSFMDSTNLLVTLANLGLKSRLIITEHSYHKFLSIKWQILKRIFYPLADALVVLTKEDLRHYDFVKSKVIYNPMFLNGFDTKLEKENLILFVGRLIKVKGCDIFLRSLNLIKDDLKDWKIAVLGDGEDKESLCKLALNLGLNVEFKGAVNNISDYYKKAKILTLSSRSEGLGNALIEAIFYDVLRVATPTSGAKELINDGFDGLLSEDFEPQSLAKKIKIALGYDLSLVENARSKRDKFELETIFKEWENLIKEVVK, via the coding sequence ATGAAGGTTTTATTTGTCATCTCGACTCTTAGGGCAGGTGGTGCTGAGAGAGTCGCTAGCACTTTAGCTCATAAATTTAGTCAATGTTTTGACGTAACTCTTTTAAAATTCGATAACGACGAGCCGTTTTATGAGTTGGGAGATGAAGTAAAGCTAAAAGAGCCGGGTTTAAGCGTAAGTGACAAGGGAATTTGGGGAAATTTAAAAAAGAGATTTGGCAAGATATTTTGGATAAGAAAATTTATAAAAGATGAAAAATTTGATCTAGTTGTGTCGTTTATGGATAGTACGAATTTACTTGTAACACTAGCAAATTTGGGCTTAAAAAGCAGACTTATCATAACTGAGCATAGTTATCATAAATTTCTAAGCATAAAATGGCAGATATTAAAAAGAATTTTTTATCCGCTTGCAGATGCTCTTGTCGTTCTTACAAAAGAGGATTTGAGACATTATGATTTTGTAAAATCAAAAGTAATCTATAATCCTATGTTTTTAAATGGTTTTGATACCAAACTAGAAAAAGAAAATTTGATCTTGTTTGTAGGACGCCTTATAAAAGTAAAAGGTTGCGATATCTTTTTACGCAGTTTAAATTTGATAAAAGACGATCTAAAAGACTGGAAAATAGCTGTTTTGGGCGATGGAGAAGATAAAGAGAGCTTATGTAAATTAGCTTTAAATTTAGGGCTAAATGTAGAGTTTAAAGGAGCGGTAAATAATATATCTGATTATTATAAAAAAGCAAAAATACTAACTCTTAGCTCAAGAAGTGAAGGGCTAGGAAATGCCCTCATAGAGGCGATTTTTTACGACGTCCTTAGGGTGGCGACTCCTACAAGCGGCGCAAAAGAACTGATAAATGATGGATTTGATGGTCTTTTAAGCGAAGATTTTGAGCCACAAAGTTTAGCCAAAAAGATCAAAATAGCTTTAGGATATGATCTAAGCTTGGTTGAAAATGCAAGATCTAAAAGAGATAAATTTGAGCTGGAAACTATTTTTAAAGAGTGGGAAAATTTGATAAAAGAAGTCGTAAAATGA
- a CDS encoding glycosyltransferase, giving the protein MKILFFISAIRNGGAERVLQALSNAFLEINHSCEIVYFEEDLHLYDFKCKKTHLNIYQNTSLLSKFSKFITIRKFIKSKKPDVIISFMDQTNINLIISTMFMKRNLIITEHVSHDLLKSRIWRFIRDFSYRFASGLSVLSKADFEYYKFVKNRAIIYNPIFEFKNGENIQKEDIILSVGRLEFVKGYDIYFEALSLIDKNLLKKWKIYVAGSGSLEADLKKIALNLGLQIDFLGYKEDIVKLYKKAKILTLSSRSEGLGNVLIESIFYGCARISTPTNGAKELINDGFDGFISEDFSPKAYALKLEKMLKNSDLLSKFSANANLRKPQFKIENIIDQWQTFIKECEK; this is encoded by the coding sequence ATGAAAATACTTTTTTTTATATCGGCCATTAGAAACGGTGGAGCTGAGCGAGTTTTGCAAGCTTTAAGTAACGCTTTTTTAGAGATAAATCATAGTTGTGAAATAGTGTATTTTGAAGAAGATCTTCATCTTTATGATTTTAAGTGTAAAAAGACGCATTTAAATATATATCAAAATACAAGTCTTTTATCTAAATTTAGCAAATTTATAACTATAAGAAAATTCATAAAAAGTAAAAAACCAGACGTCATCATCTCGTTTATGGATCAAACAAATATAAATTTGATAATTTCAACTATGTTTATGAAAAGAAATTTGATTATAACAGAACACGTTAGCCACGACCTTTTGAAGTCCAGGATTTGGAGATTTATCAGGGATTTTAGCTATAGATTTGCTAGCGGACTTAGTGTGCTTAGTAAGGCTGATTTTGAGTATTATAAATTTGTCAAAAATAGAGCCATTATATACAATCCGATTTTTGAATTTAAAAATGGTGAAAATATACAAAAAGAAGATATTATATTAAGTGTTGGGCGGCTTGAGTTTGTTAAAGGCTACGATATTTATTTTGAAGCTTTAAGTTTGATAGATAAAAATTTACTTAAAAAATGGAAAATTTACGTAGCAGGAAGTGGAAGCTTAGAAGCAGATCTTAAAAAAATAGCTCTAAATTTGGGCTTGCAAATAGACTTTTTAGGCTACAAAGAAGACATTGTTAAGCTTTATAAAAAAGCTAAAATTCTAACTCTTAGCTCAAGAAGCGAAGGGCTTGGAAATGTTTTAATAGAAAGCATATTTTACGGTTGTGCTAGAATTTCAACTCCTACAAATGGGGCAAAAGAGTTGATAAATGATGGCTTTGATGGATTTATAAGTGAAGACTTTAGTCCTAAGGCTTACGCCTTAAAACTTGAAAAAATGCTAAAAAATAGCGATTTATTAAGCAAATTTAGTGCAAATGCAAATTTGAGAAAACCACAATTTAAGATAGAAAATATCATAGATCAGTGGCAAACATTTATAAAAGAGTGCGAAAAATGA
- the pglJ gene encoding N-acetylgalactosamine-N,N'-diacetylbacillosaminyl-diphospho-undecaprenol 4-alpha-N-acetylgalactosaminyltransferase encodes MKKMSVFIYSMAGGGAERVVSNLLTELVKKYEIHLILMNDRISYEIPSSVKLHFLERSKPFENGFLKLIKLPFLGLKYKKLCKNLGIDLHFVWMNRPCYVAGFARVFGDKKLLVMNECSTPSVLYKVPNLKSRISKTLLKWLYPKADFIYPNSQGNLDDLRDNFGINPTKMRVLYNALNLEEIKEKSKDEISQTKPFFLSVGRLDSGKNHELLIRAYANLKNCDKDLLILGDGVLKEHLQNVINELNLNGRVKLLGFDNNPYKYMSKCYAFVFVSLFEGFSNALIEALACSKLVISSEHKSGAKELLGDNEWGVLVPLNDEVATTRAMQKALDEPLWVKIYEKNAIIRATLFDKKEIAQQLTIELEDMYEKLG; translated from the coding sequence ATGAAAAAGATGAGTGTATTTATATATTCTATGGCAGGAGGCGGTGCTGAAAGAGTAGTGAGCAACCTTTTAACGGAGCTTGTAAAAAAGTATGAAATTCATCTGATTTTGATGAATGATAGAATTTCTTATGAAATTCCAAGCAGTGTAAAACTACACTTTTTAGAGCGTTCAAAGCCGTTTGAAAATGGGTTTTTGAAGCTTATAAAACTTCCTTTTTTGGGTCTAAAATACAAAAAACTTTGTAAAAATTTGGGTATTGATTTACATTTTGTTTGGATGAATAGACCTTGTTATGTGGCTGGATTTGCTAGAGTATTTGGCGATAAAAAACTTCTTGTGATGAACGAGTGTTCGACTCCTAGCGTTCTTTATAAAGTGCCAAATCTCAAAAGTCGTATAAGCAAAACTCTGCTTAAATGGCTCTATCCAAAAGCTGATTTTATCTATCCAAATTCACAAGGGAATTTAGACGATTTACGTGATAATTTCGGTATAAATCCTACTAAAATGAGAGTTCTATACAACGCTTTAAACTTAGAAGAGATAAAAGAAAAAAGCAAAGATGAAATTTCCCAAACAAAGCCGTTTTTTTTGAGTGTTGGCAGGCTTGATAGCGGTAAAAATCACGAGCTTTTGATAAGAGCTTATGCAAATTTAAAAAACTGCGATAAGGATCTTTTGATACTAGGCGATGGTGTCTTAAAAGAGCATCTACAAAACGTTATAAATGAGCTAAATTTAAACGGTCGAGTAAAGCTTTTAGGATTTGATAATAATCCATATAAATATATGTCAAAATGCTACGCTTTTGTTTTTGTAAGCCTTTTTGAAGGCTTCTCAAACGCTCTTATAGAAGCACTTGCTTGTTCTAAACTAGTCATTTCAAGCGAACATAAAAGTGGCGCAAAAGAGCTACTTGGAGATAATGAATGGGGTGTTTTAGTTCCTTTAAACGATGAAGTCGCCACTACTAGAGCTATGCAAAAAGCTTTGGACGAGCCTCTTTGGGTGAAAATTTATGAAAAAAACGCTATCATAAGAGCAACACTCTTTGATAAGAAAGAAATAGCCCAGCAGCTTACTATAGAATTAGAGGATATGTATGAAAAACTTGGTTAA
- a CDS encoding STT3 domain-containing protein: protein MKNLVNFLSLFRSNTFILIILAYAFSVICRFEWTYWASNYAEFFWNNQLMISTNDGYAFAEGARDLLAGFHQPNDLSFYDAPLCLVSAFLVKVTPFSLETVLVYLSVFLAGLVVVPIILIAREIGDIKAGFVAALLASIANSYYNRTMAGYYDTDMLIIVMPVFIFWGLIRLSIKKDSLSFLITSFSMLIYSWWYPSSFSLNAAITLFFGLYTFIFDRKNILNYQAILFMIVAITNIEYIYRGIFILVLFAIFRFRSNLVNLKFMLIVAAVVFGAFVAFGGLNPIWFQLKFYVFRSVSDSDDVMFKYFNVNQTIMESGIVDTTLFAQRISGSVVVFLLSLAGYILLCFKNRLFLITLPMVALGFLALKGGLRFTIYAVPFMAFGFGFILSYLLNLIKIDKKQRKTILYLVGIFSFLPFVILAFLQVINGEFLDEFKLLAPIFVIVYTLYYFKFRKDAKMMILFLAVFFAIIPSMIHIYEYKPLTVFMNSEVKVLDRLKNIADREDYTIAWWDYGYGIRYYSDTKTLIDGGKHLGRENFAVSFALSKPQESSANMARLEVEYTEKAFSDKNKSSNLNRMLKDFRIPNVNEFLLSLGDQNFTIPLKSRDIYYYLPDRMIQIFPVVTKFSRLDLISGKEFSDPFFIPSTSFAQGKDGIILSEGIIISNDGTNISFNGKTFRTNTYIQTKYDENGTLKKDIHHIDDTGMFYIVYMADYGRFLIMDKEMFGSTYIKLFVLEDYDTNIFEPVILDPSAKVYKLKK, encoded by the coding sequence ATGAAAAACTTGGTTAATTTTTTGTCTCTGTTTAGATCAAATACATTTATATTGATTATTTTAGCATACGCTTTTAGCGTGATTTGTAGATTTGAATGGACATATTGGGCCAGTAATTACGCTGAGTTTTTTTGGAATAATCAGCTTATGATAAGCACAAATGACGGATATGCGTTTGCAGAGGGCGCTAGGGATTTACTAGCTGGATTTCATCAGCCAAATGATCTTAGTTTTTATGACGCTCCGCTTTGCTTAGTAAGTGCTTTTTTGGTTAAAGTAACTCCGTTTTCTCTAGAAACCGTACTCGTTTACCTGAGCGTTTTTTTAGCCGGACTTGTGGTTGTACCTATAATCCTCATCGCAAGAGAGATCGGAGATATAAAAGCTGGGTTTGTAGCCGCACTGCTAGCAAGTATCGCAAATAGCTATTATAACCGCACTATGGCTGGGTATTATGATACTGATATGCTTATCATCGTAATGCCGGTTTTTATATTTTGGGGGCTTATAAGACTTAGTATTAAAAAAGATAGTTTGTCATTTTTGATCACTTCGTTTTCTATGCTTATTTATAGCTGGTGGTATCCATCAAGCTTCTCTTTAAATGCGGCTATTACGCTATTTTTTGGACTTTATACTTTTATCTTTGATAGAAAAAATATTTTAAACTATCAAGCTATTTTGTTTATGATAGTCGCCATAACAAATATAGAGTATATCTATAGAGGCATTTTCATACTGGTGCTTTTTGCGATTTTTAGATTTAGGTCAAATTTAGTAAATTTAAAATTTATGCTCATTGTAGCTGCAGTCGTATTTGGGGCTTTTGTAGCTTTTGGCGGACTAAATCCTATCTGGTTTCAACTCAAATTTTACGTATTTAGAAGCGTTAGCGATAGCGATGACGTGATGTTTAAGTATTTTAACGTAAATCAGACTATAATGGAGTCAGGCATCGTAGATACCACTCTTTTTGCACAGAGGATAAGTGGAAGCGTGGTTGTATTTTTGCTTTCATTAGCAGGATACATACTGCTTTGCTTTAAAAATAGACTATTTTTGATAACGCTTCCTATGGTTGCTCTTGGATTTTTGGCTTTAAAAGGTGGGCTTAGATTTACTATTTACGCTGTTCCTTTTATGGCTTTTGGATTTGGATTTATACTATCTTACCTTTTAAATTTGATAAAAATAGACAAAAAGCAACGTAAGACTATACTGTATTTAGTTGGAATTTTTAGTTTTTTACCGTTTGTAATTTTAGCATTTTTGCAGGTTATAAATGGTGAGTTTTTAGATGAATTTAAACTTTTAGCGCCTATTTTTGTGATAGTTTATACTCTATATTATTTTAAATTTAGAAAAGACGCTAAAATGATGATACTATTTCTAGCAGTATTTTTTGCGATCATTCCAAGTATGATACACATTTATGAGTATAAACCGCTTACGGTATTTATGAATAGCGAAGTAAAGGTTTTAGACAGGCTAAAAAACATCGCAGATAGAGAGGATTATACTATTGCATGGTGGGATTATGGATATGGGATTAGGTATTACAGCGATACAAAGACTTTGATAGATGGCGGAAAACATTTAGGGCGTGAAAACTTTGCCGTGAGTTTTGCTCTATCTAAGCCACAAGAATCTTCTGCAAATATGGCTAGACTTGAGGTAGAATACACAGAAAAAGCCTTTAGCGATAAAAATAAGAGCTCAAATTTAAATAGAATGCTAAAAGACTTTAGGATACCTAATGTAAATGAATTTCTGCTATCTTTAGGGGATCAAAATTTCACTATTCCTCTAAAAAGTCGCGATATCTACTATTATTTACCAGATCGTATGATCCAAATTTTCCCAGTCGTAACAAAGTTTTCAAGGCTTGATCTTATCAGTGGTAAGGAATTTAGCGATCCGTTTTTTATACCATCAACTTCATTTGCACAAGGCAAAGATGGTATCATTTTGAGTGAGGGCATCATAATCTCAAATGACGGAACTAACATATCATTTAACGGCAAAACGTTTAGAACAAACACATACATACAAACAAAATACGACGAGAACGGAACGCTTAAAAAAGATATTCATCATATAGATGATACTGGAATGTTTTATATCGTATATATGGCTGATTATGGTAGATTTTTGATAATGGATAAAGAGATGTTTGGCTCTACATATATAAAGCTTTTCGTGCTTGAAGATTATGACACAAATATTTTTGAGCCAGTCATTTTGGATCCGAGCGCGAAAGTTTATAAGCTCAAAAAATAG
- the pglA gene encoding N,N'-diacetylbacillosaminyl-diphospho-undecaprenol alpha-1,3-N-acetylgalactosaminyltransferase has translation MARIGFLSHSDMSVYYFRSPIMRALKARGHDVFAIIPDGVYTSKVQSEFETAIYEIDKASLNPMRAYKDTNDLTKVLRSLNLDMLQTGAHKSNVFGSWAAKKAGIKTVINLVEGLGSFYIHNDIKTLIVRKVIELLYKRAFKISDACIFVNDSDPDYMIKKGLIDKSKVRRIKSVGVNASEFDPNLVEPFKLSDKKVVLMVGRALWDKGIREFYEAADILSHRKDCEFVFVGDGYLGNPSSAGEQFLKNKNVKWLKWSDNVKEILKGSYVYVLPSYKEGFPRTVLEAMSMGLPSVVSNCSGNIEAVTNGINGLVCNTRDPHSLAKNIEILLNDEELASNMGKSARELVLRQYDEPIIVEKYLEVYKEFIDV, from the coding sequence ATGGCAAGAATTGGTTTTTTATCGCACTCTGATATGAGCGTTTATTACTTTAGAAGCCCTATAATGAGAGCTTTAAAAGCACGTGGTCATGATGTTTTTGCGATCATTCCAGATGGAGTTTATACAAGTAAAGTGCAAAGCGAGTTTGAGACGGCTATATATGAGATAGATAAAGCTAGCCTAAATCCTATGCGAGCTTACAAAGATACGAATGACCTTACAAAAGTTTTAAGATCATTAAATTTAGATATGCTTCAAACAGGAGCTCATAAATCAAATGTGTTTGGCTCATGGGCAGCAAAAAAAGCAGGTATAAAAACTGTCATAAATTTAGTTGAAGGACTTGGAAGCTTTTATATCCATAATGATATCAAAACTTTAATTGTTAGAAAAGTTATAGAGTTGCTTTATAAAAGAGCATTTAAGATAAGCGATGCTTGTATTTTTGTAAATGACAGCGATCCTGATTATATGATAAAAAAAGGTCTTATAGATAAATCAAAAGTAAGGCGTATAAAAAGTGTCGGTGTAAATGCTTCTGAATTTGATCCAAATTTAGTAGAGCCTTTTAAGCTTAGTGATAAAAAAGTCGTACTTATGGTAGGCAGAGCACTTTGGGATAAAGGCATAAGGGAGTTTTATGAGGCAGCAGATATATTAAGTCATAGAAAAGACTGCGAGTTTGTCTTCGTGGGTGATGGATATTTAGGAAATCCAAGTAGTGCGGGTGAGCAGTTTTTGAAAAATAAAAACGTAAAATGGCTAAAATGGAGCGACAATGTAAAAGAGATCTTAAAAGGCTCATACGTTTATGTTTTACCTAGCTATAAAGAGGGTTTTCCACGTACTGTTTTAGAAGCTATGAGTATGGGTCTGCCTTCAGTCGTGAGCAACTGTTCTGGAAATATTGAAGCGGTGACTAACGGTATAAATGGGCTTGTTTGTAACACTAGAGATCCGCATTCTCTTGCTAAAAATATAGAAATTTTACTAAATGATGAAGAGCTTGCTAGTAATATGGGTAAAAGTGCGCGCGAGTTAGTTTTAAGGCAATACGACGAACCTATAATAGTAGAAAAATATTTGGAAGTTTATAAGGAATTTATAGATGTATAA
- the pglC gene encoding undecaprenyl phosphate N,N'-diacetylbacillosamine 1-phosphate transferase, giving the protein MYKLFFKRFFDFLGALVLIVLTSPVMIIAFFAIKRRLGSPVIFTQSRPGLNEKIFKIYKFRTMSDERDANGELLSDEIRLGEFGARLRSLSIDELPQLFNVLKGDMSFIGPRPLLVEYLPLYNDAQRLRHSVRPGITGLAQVNGRNAISWSKKFEYDSFYASNLSFMLDLKIALLTIKKVIKKEGVSREGMATTQKFNGHN; this is encoded by the coding sequence ATGTATAAGCTATTTTTTAAACGTTTTTTTGATTTTCTAGGTGCTTTGGTGCTTATCGTTTTAACAAGTCCTGTGATGATCATAGCTTTTTTTGCTATAAAAAGACGTTTGGGAAGCCCTGTTATTTTTACGCAAAGTCGCCCTGGACTAAATGAGAAGATATTTAAGATATATAAATTTAGAACTATGAGCGATGAAAGAGATGCTAATGGTGAGCTTTTGAGTGACGAGATAAGGCTAGGTGAGTTCGGAGCTAGGCTTAGAAGCCTTAGTATCGACGAACTTCCTCAGCTTTTTAACGTGCTAAAAGGAGATATGAGCTTCATAGGACCGCGTCCGCTTTTAGTAGAATATCTACCTTTATATAACGATGCTCAGCGTCTTCGTCACAGTGTGCGTCCTGGTATCACAGGGCTTGCACAAGTAAATGGTAGAAATGCTATAAGTTGGAGTAAAAAATTCGAATATGATAGCTTCTATGCTAGCAATCTAAGCTTTATGCTTGATCTTAAAATAGCGCTTTTAACTATAAAAAAAGTTATAAAAAAAGAAGGTGTTAGTCGTGAAGGTATGGCAACTACGCAAAAATTCAATGGACACAACTGA
- the pglD gene encoding UDP-N-acetylbacillosamine N-acetyltransferase, whose translation MKQIYIYGFSGHGRVSSDVAKANGYDDVIFLDDASEFKFSPDLPKYDIFIAIGNCAIRQKLQKRVLECGFNVVNLIHPSAIISPSAKFGKGVLVMPGAVINANALIYDGAIINSGAVIEHDCVIGEFAHICPRVALAGNVKVGKRTWIGIGSVAIQNVSIKDDIFIGAASVILKDILNGQLAYGSPCRVVS comes from the coding sequence ATGAAACAAATTTATATTTATGGATTTAGCGGACATGGAAGGGTTTCTTCGGACGTGGCTAAGGCAAATGGCTATGATGATGTGATATTTTTAGATGACGCTAGTGAGTTTAAATTTAGCCCTGATCTTCCAAAATATGATATTTTTATAGCTATAGGTAACTGTGCTATAAGGCAAAAGCTTCAAAAAAGAGTTTTGGAGTGTGGTTTTAACGTAGTAAATTTGATCCATCCAAGTGCGATTATCAGCCCAAGCGCTAAATTTGGTAAAGGTGTTTTGGTTATGCCTGGCGCTGTTATCAATGCAAATGCACTTATATATGATGGGGCTATCATAAACTCAGGAGCAGTGATCGAGCATGATTGTGTCATAGGAGAGTTTGCACATATCTGCCCTAGAGTTGCGTTAGCAGGAAACGTAAAAGTTGGAAAAAGAACGTGGATAGGAATAGGTAGCGTTGCTATCCAAAATGTGAGTATAAAAGACGATATTTTTATAGGCGCTGCAAGCGTGATACTAAAAGACATCTTAAATGGACAGCTTGCTTATGGATCGCCTTGTAGGGTTGTTTCTTAG
- the galU gene encoding UTP--glucose-1-phosphate uridylyltransferase GalU codes for MIQTCLFPAAGYGTRFLPATKSLPKEMLPILTKPLIHYGVDEAREAGMSNMAFVTGRGKRALEDYFDISYELEHQIAGTSKEYMLSEIRELMSSCTFSFTRQQQMRGLGDAIYSGKTLVGDEAFGVILADDLCINEDGVNVLAQMSEIYEKYRCSIVAVMEVPKQSVSSYGIINGKFIEDDLIMVNDMIEKPDTSEAPTNLAIIGRYILTPDIFEIIETTKPGKNGEIQITDALLKQAKNGMVLAYKFKGRRFDCGSVAGFVEATNFFYESENGNK; via the coding sequence ATGATACAAACTTGCCTTTTTCCAGCAGCTGGTTATGGCACGAGGTTCTTACCCGCAACTAAAAGCTTACCAAAAGAGATGCTTCCTATCCTTACGAAACCTCTCATTCATTATGGTGTTGATGAAGCTAGAGAGGCTGGTATGAGCAATATGGCATTTGTCACTGGACGTGGAAAAAGGGCTTTGGAGGATTATTTTGATATAAGCTATGAGCTTGAACATCAAATCGCAGGAACGAGTAAAGAATATATGCTAAGCGAGATCAGAGAGCTTATGAGCTCATGTACATTTAGTTTTACGCGCCAACAACAGATGAGAGGATTAGGGGACGCGATATACTCGGGAAAAACGCTAGTCGGAGACGAAGCTTTCGGGGTTATTTTGGCTGATGATTTATGTATAAATGAAGATGGGGTTAATGTCTTAGCTCAAATGAGTGAAATCTATGAGAAATACCGTTGTAGTATAGTCGCAGTCATGGAAGTACCAAAGCAAAGTGTGAGCAGCTATGGTATAATTAATGGTAAATTTATCGAAGATGATCTGATAATGGTAAATGATATGATAGAAAAACCAGATACTAGCGAAGCTCCTACAAATTTAGCTATAATCGGTAGATATATTTTAACTCCGGATATTTTTGAGATCATAGAAACTACAAAACCTGGTAAAAACGGCGAAATTCAGATCACTGATGCACTTTTAAAACAAGCTAAAAACGGTATGGTTTTGGCTTATAAATTCAAAGGACGTCGCTTTGACTGCGGAAGTGTGGCTGGATTTGTCGAAGCTACAAATTTCTTTTATGAGAGCGAAAATGGTAATAAATGA
- a CDS encoding glucose-6-phosphate isomerase, whose protein sequence is MVINELKFSRSDIQNISSYERRMNDELKEGEIGYYHLPDFGYEILNEISEFKNRTEFKKVVLIGVGGSSLGVKAVYEMLGPKIPLVFLDNIDPFDIENKLKDIKFNETLFILSSKSGTTIEPISIYKYILGLYKPKTFENFIVITDIDSKLEAYAKQNIAVFNIPKNVGGRFSVLSAIGLVPLGLCGVDTKKMLDGALSCKKQFLEEGDDTILQKAYHYATHKNAKINVLFSYSTRLKSFNDWYVQLWAESLGKKRGYKRVGLTPVGLIGSKDQHSFLQLIMEGVKDKTVTFITLKDHSSTILVPNLSLKNLESCDFANSLYMGDIINAQARSTMQALLGENISIDTISLDVLDEWHVGFLVYYYELLTSAVGLMLGINTYDQPGVEVGKRILKNLLSNK, encoded by the coding sequence ATGGTAATAAATGAGCTTAAATTTTCAAGATCAGATATACAAAATATCAGTTCATACGAAAGGCGTATGAATGATGAGCTAAAAGAGGGCGAGATAGGTTACTATCATCTTCCTGATTTTGGATATGAGATCTTAAATGAAATTTCTGAGTTTAAAAACAGAACCGAATTTAAAAAAGTAGTTTTGATAGGAGTAGGAGGAAGCTCTCTTGGGGTTAAGGCTGTTTACGAGATGCTGGGTCCTAAAATTCCTTTGGTTTTTTTAGACAACATAGATCCGTTTGATATAGAAAATAAGCTAAAAGATATCAAATTTAACGAAACTCTTTTTATCCTCTCTAGTAAATCTGGAACGACTATAGAGCCTATAAGCATTTACAAATATATTTTGGGCTTATATAAACCTAAAACTTTTGAAAATTTCATAGTTATTACGGATATTGATAGCAAACTCGAAGCTTATGCCAAACAAAATATCGCAGTTTTTAATATACCAAAAAACGTCGGAGGTCGCTTTAGCGTACTTTCGGCTATCGGACTTGTACCGCTTGGGCTTTGTGGTGTAGATACCAAAAAAATGCTTGATGGTGCATTGTCTTGTAAAAAGCAGTTTTTAGAAGAGGGCGATGATACGATATTGCAAAAAGCGTATCATTATGCAACGCATAAAAATGCAAAAATAAATGTTTTGTTTAGTTATAGCACAAGACTAAAAAGTTTTAACGACTGGTATGTGCAACTTTGGGCTGAGAGTTTAGGAAAAAAACGTGGATATAAAAGAGTGGGACTTACTCCAGTCGGACTCATAGGAAGCAAGGACCAGCACTCTTTTTTACAGCTTATAATGGAGGGTGTAAAAGACAAAACGGTTACTTTTATAACTTTAAAAGATCATTCCAGCACTATTTTGGTACCAAATTTAAGTCTAAAGAATTTAGAAAGTTGTGATTTTGCAAATTCGCTTTATATGGGCGATATCATTAATGCCCAAGCAAGATCTACTATGCAAGCATTACTTGGGGAAAATATCAGCATTGATACTATAAGCCTAGATGTTTTAGATGAGTGGCATGTCGGATTTTTAGTGTATTATTATGAGCTACTTACAAGCGCAGTTGGGCTTATGCTAGGTATAAATACGTATGATCAGCCAGGAGTTGAAGTAGGCAAAAGAATACTTAAAAATTTACTATCAAATAAGTAG
- a CDS encoding Dps family protein, with protein MTNVVKQLNQIQADAHAFFIAFHDYHWNVKGLQFYAIHEYTEKAYEEMAELYDDTAERAIQIGGKAILKADELVKLGAKAPVLQKDSYTPTEVLEEIRKAYKYLVEEFKKLEEVAEKAGDTTTSNIAQDHYGDYEKKIWMLNSTLA; from the coding sequence ATGACAAATGTAGTTAAACAACTAAACCAAATTCAAGCTGACGCACATGCGTTTTTTATAGCTTTCCACGACTATCACTGGAACGTAAAAGGTCTTCAATTTTACGCTATTCATGAGTATACTGAAAAAGCATATGAAGAGATGGCAGAGCTTTATGATGATACAGCTGAACGTGCTATACAAATCGGTGGAAAAGCTATACTAAAAGCTGATGAGCTAGTAAAACTAGGCGCAAAAGCTCCTGTATTACAAAAAGATAGCTATACTCCAACTGAGGTTTTAGAAGAGATAAGAAAAGCTTATAAATATCTTGTTGAAGAGTTTAAAAAACTAGAAGAAGTAGCTGAAAAAGCAGGAGATACAACAACTTCAAATATAGCTCAAGATCATTACGGTGATTATGAGAAAAAAATATGGATGCTTAACTCAACTTTAGCATAA